Proteins from one Mesotoga infera genomic window:
- a CDS encoding M24 family metallopeptidase — protein MRFDIVRKYMNERCIDAVLLDSPDSIYWYFEGEVDSRIDHTREQGSFSLLIAGNKTIAICPEFDYDRLKDEVLPPEVEAISCSGCEKFDHVVRRFCRSFEKVSTDNRRICDEKFSLLDEEFYLNMQELNDREIMRLRIMGKLSESILCEFAQELQPGMTELEIEKVLRALLIESGLEVPILCVGSDERVTRYVYPVSTGKKIQRYIVMRAVVRKQGLRIAFTRYFHFGKIPLEIEQNHERVSGVFAKAAIAMMKARNAGEIYEEIQKAYSELKITPDFNGYPLGTLIGYSGEKFEVSQNSNLPLRSPAAYVLSPRVGGIFSEDTILMSDSGTAEFVTLSEDFPKIKVKLESFRVHRPWIMVL, from the coding sequence ATGCGCTTTGATATCGTCAGGAAATACATGAATGAAAGATGTATTGACGCAGTTTTGCTCGACTCACCTGACAGTATCTACTGGTATTTCGAGGGGGAGGTCGATTCCAGGATCGATCATACACGCGAACAGGGATCTTTCTCACTCTTGATCGCAGGCAACAAAACTATTGCGATTTGTCCGGAATTCGATTACGATAGACTGAAAGACGAAGTCCTTCCACCTGAGGTAGAAGCGATTTCCTGTAGTGGATGCGAGAAATTCGACCACGTCGTAAGAAGATTCTGCAGATCATTCGAAAAAGTCTCAACCGATAACCGGAGAATATGTGACGAAAAGTTTTCGCTTCTTGACGAAGAATTCTATCTAAATATGCAGGAATTGAACGATAGAGAGATAATGAGATTGCGTATTATGGGAAAGTTGAGCGAGAGTATTCTCTGTGAGTTCGCTCAAGAACTGCAACCTGGTATGACAGAGCTGGAAATAGAGAAGGTGTTGAGGGCGCTTCTCATAGAATCCGGTTTGGAGGTTCCAATTTTATGCGTTGGCTCCGACGAGAGGGTGACCAGGTATGTTTACCCGGTTTCGACCGGAAAGAAGATACAGAGATACATAGTTATGAGAGCAGTAGTGAGAAAGCAAGGTTTAAGAATAGCCTTCACACGGTACTTTCATTTTGGAAAGATCCCTCTGGAAATCGAACAGAACCATGAGCGCGTATCGGGTGTCTTTGCAAAAGCCGCAATAGCCATGATGAAGGCCAGGAATGCGGGGGAGATTTACGAGGAAATTCAGAAAGCATACTCAGAGTTAAAGATCACTCCGGATTTCAACGGTTATCCACTGGGAACCCTTATTGGATATTCGGGAGAGAAGTTTGAAGTATCCCAGAACTCTAATCTCCCGCTGAGAAGCCCGGCTGCATATGTGTTGAGCCCAAGGGTTGGCGGAATATTCAGTGAAGACACGATACTAATGTCCGATAGTGGAACGGCCGAATTCGTGACCCTCAGCGAAGACTTCCCAAAAATCAAGGTGAAGCTTGAAAGTTTCAGGGTTCACAGGCCGTGGATAATGGTTTTGTAA
- a CDS encoding MFS transporter, with amino-acid sequence MQEYVDFTRPEYKKTRKLAILEGSFYNMAFLVTQGFIVTGLALEYGVSEFLIAIIGVLPTLAQLTQLISPIFLRLFKSRKKSMVFAAIIGRVPLAFIPLTLAIGIKFQSLLLIILAMISLGNSLVGTFWASIMRDVIEPSSTGKYYGRRNLILSLSSMLITPLYSLILDTFEGDTGFIIVTVIATCFAMITILLLMNHYNPPVRTYGSGRMFKEVFSNLKFRQYLKFSVLWNFAITVSGPFYSYHQLVNLKVSYSYLSVLSIVASLTSMIMYILWGKISDQIGHQSVAEFGILGATCLALMWTFVTPQSYPILLPVDAIVTGVVWSAINLCIFTMMMGMMKGLSVEPYFAVQAFLNGLGALGGSLLGGVIASFLKGKVIYLLGMEFHGIQAIFLLGSMLRLSAFFMLKKVQTPKIKSVSQLFFNVMSTVGRRMATRPYEYPMLFMGAGRKKIEKEHLPLDLPESLKEPGDDIFIESSTGDDPEDRSGLEPHE; translated from the coding sequence ATGCAGGAATACGTTGACTTCACAAGACCTGAATACAAAAAAACCAGAAAACTTGCTATCCTTGAAGGTTCTTTTTACAACATGGCCTTCCTGGTCACACAGGGTTTCATTGTTACAGGTCTGGCGCTGGAGTATGGAGTATCGGAGTTCTTGATAGCCATAATCGGAGTATTGCCGACCCTGGCACAGTTGACCCAGCTGATCTCGCCGATCTTTTTGAGACTCTTCAAAAGCAGAAAAAAATCGATGGTTTTTGCAGCCATTATAGGCAGGGTTCCTCTGGCCTTTATACCGCTTACTCTGGCGATTGGCATAAAATTTCAATCATTGCTTCTCATAATACTTGCCATGATATCTTTGGGGAACTCGCTCGTTGGAACTTTCTGGGCATCAATAATGAGAGATGTGATCGAGCCATCAAGCACGGGAAAATATTATGGTAGAAGGAATCTGATTCTCTCACTTTCTTCGATGCTGATCACCCCTCTCTATTCGCTCATACTGGACACTTTCGAGGGTGATACTGGATTTATAATAGTGACGGTTATTGCCACCTGTTTTGCCATGATAACCATCCTCCTGTTGATGAATCACTATAACCCACCTGTGAGAACATACGGTAGCGGACGCATGTTCAAAGAGGTCTTCTCAAATCTAAAGTTCAGGCAGTATTTGAAGTTCTCTGTTCTTTGGAACTTCGCCATAACTGTTTCAGGACCCTTCTATTCTTATCATCAACTGGTTAACCTCAAGGTGAGTTATTCATATCTCAGCGTGCTGAGCATTGTAGCTTCTCTTACATCGATGATCATGTACATCCTTTGGGGAAAGATCTCCGACCAGATAGGCCACCAGTCTGTAGCCGAATTTGGCATTCTGGGAGCCACTTGTCTTGCGTTGATGTGGACTTTCGTGACACCCCAATCATATCCTATTCTGCTGCCAGTTGACGCGATAGTTACCGGTGTTGTCTGGAGTGCCATAAACCTCTGCATATTTACAATGATGATGGGAATGATGAAGGGATTGTCAGTCGAGCCGTATTTTGCAGTCCAGGCATTTCTCAACGGACTTGGGGCACTTGGAGGGTCGTTGCTAGGCGGCGTAATAGCCTCTTTCCTGAAGGGAAAGGTAATATATCTGCTGGGTATGGAGTTTCATGGGATTCAGGCTATCTTTCTGTTGGGAAGTATGTTGAGACTGAGCGCTTTCTTTATGCTGAAAAAGGTTCAGACTCCTAAAATTAAGAGTGTCTCGCAGCTGTTCTTCAACGTCATGTCAACCGTCGGTAGGAGAATGGCCACAAGACCTTACGAATATCCTATGCTCTTTATGGGTGCAGGAAGGAAGAAAATCGAAAAAGAGCATCTCCCATTGGACCTTCCCGAGTCTCTTAAAGAACCGGGAGATGACATATTTATAGAATCTTCGACCGGAGACGATCCCGAGGACAGGAGCGGTCTGGAACCGCACGAGTGA
- a CDS encoding ABC transporter ATP-binding protein, which translates to MAQNVYSEAEEKLKVEDWKVIFRLWKYTKPYLPILILALVLIGASTGLDLLPPLLSKMVIDDYMNNEYTLVVIHEGDSVSFIDTEEGTFSLKQTESGDYVVTDGVLQYPITQQQLQELRVEDLNGIGRLALYMVMILISLFFINYGQVFATSYMGQKITHGIRVDLFSHILRVPMRFFDTNPSGRLATRIANDTENMAEFFTSVITSIVKDVLLLGGIIIIMLNLSFRLGLITLLILPVIAAAIFLFRYFDRLAYRKVRTRLAIINAFLAEHISGMSITQLFNQERRKREEFDGVNKNYFKSLMEQLWVFAIFRPLLDLLYYITIAIVVWFGVKGIIGNVLEFGVLVAFVSYIDMFFRPLNDIAEKYDIVQNALASAEKIFKLMDEKEEIYHHEKALPSSFKGSVEFEKVTFAYDGKHNVLKDISFSVKPKEKIAFVGETGAGKTSIISILTGLYRIQSGVIRIDGKDIYDYNLQGLRKKVGVVLQDVFLFSGSILDNIRLFDNSISREKVISAAKYVYAHSFIEKLSDGYDTMILERGGTLSAGERQLIALARAVVFDTDILVLDEATANVDTETEALIQKAMERISSEKTMITIAHRLSTIRNADRIMVIHRGSLVESGNHEELLSKGGIYTDLYRLQYELGDTA; encoded by the coding sequence ATGGCCCAAAATGTATATAGCGAAGCGGAAGAAAAACTGAAAGTCGAAGATTGGAAGGTAATCTTCAGGCTCTGGAAATACACCAAGCCTTATCTCCCGATACTTATTCTAGCACTCGTTCTCATCGGCGCCTCCACTGGACTGGATCTTCTCCCACCTCTTCTGTCGAAGATGGTGATAGACGATTACATGAACAATGAATACACGCTCGTTGTGATTCACGAGGGGGATTCGGTTAGCTTCATCGATACCGAAGAGGGAACCTTCTCGCTGAAGCAGACGGAAAGTGGTGATTACGTCGTCACTGATGGAGTTTTGCAATATCCTATCACTCAGCAACAACTCCAAGAGCTGCGAGTTGAAGATCTGAACGGGATAGGGCGACTGGCACTTTATATGGTGATGATACTTATATCCCTCTTTTTCATAAACTACGGACAGGTTTTCGCCACATCTTACATGGGACAGAAGATCACCCATGGCATAAGAGTGGATCTCTTCAGTCATATTCTCAGAGTACCGATGAGATTCTTCGATACCAACCCAAGCGGTAGGCTGGCCACCAGAATAGCCAACGACACCGAAAACATGGCCGAGTTCTTTACTAGCGTTATTACTTCTATAGTTAAGGACGTGCTACTCTTGGGTGGAATCATAATAATCATGCTAAACCTCTCTTTCAGACTGGGTTTGATTACACTGCTAATATTGCCGGTGATAGCAGCAGCCATCTTCCTTTTCAGATATTTCGACAGGCTCGCATATAGAAAGGTCAGAACTAGGCTGGCCATAATAAACGCCTTCCTAGCCGAGCACATTTCCGGAATGTCTATCACTCAGCTCTTCAATCAGGAGAGGCGCAAGAGGGAAGAGTTCGACGGAGTAAATAAAAACTATTTCAAAAGTCTAATGGAACAGCTCTGGGTATTCGCTATTTTCAGACCTTTGCTGGATCTGCTTTACTATATCACTATAGCCATAGTTGTTTGGTTCGGCGTGAAAGGAATAATTGGCAATGTACTCGAGTTTGGTGTACTGGTAGCCTTCGTCTCTTATATAGATATGTTCTTCAGACCCCTGAACGATATAGCAGAGAAATACGATATCGTTCAGAACGCGTTGGCCTCGGCCGAAAAGATCTTCAAATTGATGGACGAAAAAGAAGAGATCTATCACCATGAAAAAGCCCTCCCCTCTAGTTTCAAAGGTTCTGTGGAATTCGAGAAAGTCACTTTCGCCTATGATGGTAAACACAACGTCTTGAAAGATATTTCGTTCTCCGTGAAGCCGAAAGAAAAGATCGCCTTCGTCGGAGAGACCGGAGCCGGAAAGACTTCAATAATAAGCATATTGACAGGGTTATACAGGATACAATCGGGCGTGATACGAATCGATGGGAAAGACATATACGACTACAACCTTCAAGGTCTGAGAAAAAAAGTTGGCGTGGTGTTACAGGATGTTTTTCTGTTTTCAGGAAGTATTTTAGATAACATAAGACTTTTCGACAATTCTATATCCCGGGAGAAAGTTATTTCAGCGGCCAAGTACGTCTATGCTCACAGCTTCATAGAAAAGCTCTCCGACGGGTACGACACGATGATACTCGAGAGGGGAGGAACTCTTTCAGCTGGTGAAAGACAGCTCATAGCACTTGCCAGGGCTGTGGTCTTCGATACGGACATACTGGTTCTAGATGAGGCCACTGCCAACGTGGATACCGAGACCGAAGCGCTCATCCAGAAAGCGATGGAGAGGATATCATCAGAAAAGACCATGATCACAATCGCCCACAGACTTTCTACGATCAGAAACGCCGACAGGATAATGGTCATTCATAGGGGCTCACTCGTGGAATCGGGTAACCATGAAGAGCTTCTTTCAAAGGGGGGTATCTACACCGACCTGTACAGGCTCCAGTACGAACTCGGTGACACTGCCTGA
- a CDS encoding ABC transporter ATP-binding protein, whose translation MIRYFIKQNWYRYLIGILFLISVDALMLITPRIMGSIVDELRSGVQDIEYIGLLILAVIGVALGLFITRLFWRVFIMGSARRFEYYARKTLFQKLLDLPPTFYDKTRVGDLMARFTNDVNAVRMAMGPAIVMTIDSIFLISVTIIAMGSFTSWKLTWIAIIPLPLLAVVSTFFGRIIHKRFKRVQAAFSNLTDTVEESISGARLIKSYGIEGLRNDTLNEKSDNYVQENIKLIKVWGMFFPLIQMLSMLGSVLATFFGGQMVVLGQLTLGEYVTFTSYLGMLIWPMTAFGWVINMVQRGRASYKRLMEVLEEKNNIVVEDPVSLEDFNGHILLKNLTFTYPTGNRPVLRDIDFELNPGTKVAIVGTTGSGKSTLAKLIARLYPIEKGMLFIDGYDINRLPPEVIREKIAYVPQETFLFSETIRNNIRFGNMELTDSEVEKYASIASIHEDIISFPEGYDTLVGERGVTLSGGQKQRVAIARALIKQTPIIVLDDCLSAVDTETEKKILDSLKDSQGKHSIVVVSHRLKAVVDADMIYVMHEGRIVERGKHHDLIGNGGLYQRMYERQMIEEKLKED comes from the coding sequence TTGATAAGGTATTTCATTAAGCAAAACTGGTACAGATATCTCATCGGTATCCTTTTTTTGATTTCAGTCGATGCACTCATGTTAATAACACCAAGAATCATGGGAAGTATAGTCGACGAACTCAGGAGCGGCGTCCAGGATATTGAATACATCGGACTTCTGATTCTGGCAGTTATAGGTGTAGCCTTGGGGCTGTTCATAACACGTCTCTTCTGGCGTGTATTCATAATGGGTTCGGCCAGGAGGTTCGAATACTACGCCAGGAAGACGCTATTTCAAAAGCTGCTGGATTTGCCTCCAACGTTCTACGACAAGACGAGAGTAGGAGATCTGATGGCCAGGTTCACCAACGATGTCAACGCTGTGAGAATGGCTATGGGACCGGCGATAGTTATGACCATAGATTCGATCTTCCTCATATCAGTCACGATAATAGCAATGGGTTCCTTCACCAGCTGGAAGCTCACATGGATCGCTATCATTCCTCTGCCTCTTCTCGCGGTAGTATCGACTTTTTTCGGCAGAATCATTCACAAGAGGTTCAAAAGAGTCCAGGCTGCCTTTTCAAATCTGACCGACACGGTCGAAGAATCCATCTCTGGTGCCAGGTTGATAAAAAGCTATGGTATAGAGGGATTGAGAAACGACACTCTGAACGAGAAGTCCGACAACTACGTTCAGGAGAATATTAAACTGATAAAAGTATGGGGGATGTTCTTTCCCCTTATACAGATGCTGTCAATGCTAGGCTCGGTGCTGGCGACGTTCTTTGGAGGACAGATGGTAGTTCTCGGCCAGCTCACACTTGGAGAATATGTCACTTTCACATCATACCTGGGAATGCTTATCTGGCCTATGACGGCCTTTGGATGGGTAATAAATATGGTTCAGCGAGGTCGGGCTTCTTATAAAAGGTTGATGGAAGTACTCGAAGAAAAGAATAACATCGTTGTTGAAGATCCCGTATCGCTAGAGGATTTCAATGGCCATATTTTGCTAAAAAACCTCACGTTCACATATCCTACCGGAAATCGTCCTGTTCTCCGTGATATAGATTTCGAATTGAACCCCGGTACAAAGGTTGCGATAGTTGGAACCACCGGATCGGGCAAATCTACACTTGCAAAATTGATCGCTCGTCTCTACCCGATAGAAAAGGGAATGCTTTTTATCGATGGATACGATATAAATCGTCTTCCCCCTGAGGTTATAAGAGAGAAAATAGCTTACGTTCCGCAGGAGACTTTTCTCTTCTCGGAAACGATAAGGAATAACATAAGGTTCGGTAATATGGAACTCACCGATAGCGAGGTGGAAAAGTACGCCTCCATAGCCTCGATTCATGAGGATATAATAAGTTTTCCTGAAGGTTACGACACACTTGTCGGAGAAAGAGGAGTAACGCTTTCCGGTGGCCAGAAGCAGAGAGTGGCCATCGCTAGAGCTCTGATCAAACAAACGCCCATTATTGTTCTGGATGATTGTCTATCGGCCGTCGATACAGAGACCGAGAAGAAGATACTCGACTCTCTTAAAGATTCACAGGGAAAGCATTCGATAGTGGTAGTTTCTCACAGGCTCAAGGCCGTTGTGGATGCCGACATGATTTATGTCATGCATGAAGGAAGGATCGTGGAGCGAGGTAAGCATCACGATCTGATCGGGAACGGCGGCCTGTATCAGCGTATGTACGAGCGCCAGATGATAGAGGAAAAGCTCAAGGAGGATTAG
- a CDS encoding patatin-like phospholipase family protein — protein MKRHSLLAVFCTLLFSSLLPVAVVFSGGGGRGAYQVGVYGALLDLDIEIEGIFGTSVGAINAAGIISEGYEATKDLWYDMEYTQLMEASPELYNLLQGKLFSLNTLELASALRLLTTEGGIDVSLLKEKLRKIISEEKIRKSRMDFGVVAYSLSDVRPFVIYKENCPEGLLVDYVLASANFPAFKREEIGNELFIDGGVYSNIPLFMARERGFKEVVAVDVMGLRIGNSLAYVNLFNEGMEVILLEPSQQFGTVMTFDGEISVKYVICGYLDTMKAFGKLVGDRYFIFGDSDPLADRFLCLDLESRCEALALVGLKAVENAPAEYHYYRQLIPWLETVMDCEFTSPALTVMKVLEELAEFLEIDRLWPYTPGLILEKVESTWDPALYIHERSVQFLTKYNKLLRLVTYVSEKSPYSGVESADFAEFVEKFRLRLSLSN, from the coding sequence ATGAAAAGGCATTCATTGCTCGCAGTATTCTGTACCCTTCTCTTTTCAAGCCTTTTGCCTGTGGCCGTTGTTTTCTCCGGAGGCGGCGGGCGAGGAGCCTATCAGGTTGGTGTTTACGGAGCTCTCCTGGATTTGGATATAGAGATCGAGGGGATCTTCGGCACATCAGTGGGAGCGATAAACGCCGCTGGTATAATCAGTGAGGGCTACGAAGCAACCAAGGATCTCTGGTATGACATGGAATACACGCAACTGATGGAAGCCTCTCCAGAGCTCTATAACCTTCTTCAGGGAAAGCTTTTTTCCCTTAATACTTTAGAATTGGCCTCGGCGCTGAGACTACTTACAACTGAGGGGGGCATAGACGTCTCGCTTTTAAAGGAAAAACTCCGTAAAATAATAAGCGAAGAGAAAATACGAAAGAGCCGTATGGATTTCGGTGTAGTCGCTTACTCGCTGAGTGATGTCCGGCCATTTGTAATCTACAAAGAAAACTGCCCCGAAGGTCTTCTTGTAGATTATGTTCTTGCCAGCGCCAACTTCCCAGCTTTCAAGAGAGAAGAGATTGGCAATGAGCTCTTCATAGATGGTGGCGTATATTCGAACATCCCGCTTTTCATGGCCAGAGAGAGGGGATTCAAAGAGGTTGTGGCTGTCGACGTGATGGGTCTGAGAATCGGGAATTCTCTCGCGTACGTAAATCTCTTCAACGAGGGAATGGAAGTGATTCTTTTGGAACCGTCGCAGCAATTTGGCACCGTTATGACTTTCGACGGCGAAATCTCTGTTAAGTACGTGATCTGTGGCTATCTTGACACTATGAAGGCCTTCGGAAAACTTGTCGGCGATAGATACTTCATCTTCGGAGATAGCGATCCACTGGCCGATCGTTTTTTATGCCTCGATCTTGAATCGAGGTGTGAAGCGTTGGCGCTAGTTGGTCTTAAAGCGGTGGAAAATGCTCCGGCAGAGTACCATTATTACAGACAGTTGATTCCCTGGCTTGAGACGGTTATGGATTGCGAATTTACATCACCTGCGCTGACCGTTATGAAGGTACTTGAAGAGCTGGCTGAATTTCTCGAGATCGATAGATTGTGGCCATACACGCCAGGGTTGATCCTGGAGAAAGTGGAGAGTACCTGGGATCCCGCTCTTTACATACATGAACGATCTGTACAGTTTCTCACGAAATACAATAAACTGCTTCGTTTGGTTACTTATGTGTCGGAAAAGTCTCCATACAGCGGTGTCGAGTCAGCGGATTTCGCGGAGTTTGTAGAGAAGTTCAGACTAAGACTCTCTCTTTCGAACTGA